In a genomic window of Ipomoea triloba cultivar NCNSP0323 chromosome 3, ASM357664v1:
- the LOC116013190 gene encoding protein MULTIPOLAR SPINDLE 1: METGEKSSRNWSEDESLKMAIAVALLRSKLQNNNLPPPPSPPPPSSAPLSDVLKWKRKAKERKLEITRLKEDLKIAEDSMQQDIFPQGALCKCYFFDNLGQFRPISGDDCDQRFSDVLYRRFLRQVRINDRKRRIPDASKGRECLSEYNNENEVEKLRASVDFLVEICDSVSTARLDEAKFKSCSHQAVDFILDTLKTTSGVGDNYTVESVLSSLIMRLLRRMCNATQGDGKYMSDTDVRFYIQHLMRKLGSNSYTGQRIILSVSQRISLVAEGLLFMDPFDGAFPNANHSIYLMIQLIEFLVSDYLLSWSISEEFDTRVLEEWVVSVVHARKALEVLECRSGLYVVYMDRVVGLVAKQVGQFSFLQKLNPQILANLFS; encoded by the exons ATGGAGACAGGCGAGAAATCATCGAGAAATTGGAGTGAGGATGAGTCGTTGAAAATGGCCATTGCTGTGGCGCTTCTCCGATCAAAGCTCCAAAACAATAACCTGCCCCCGCCCCCGTCCCCGCCGCCACCGTCATCTGCTCCTCTATCTGACGTTCTTAAATGGAAACGAAAG GCGAAAGAGCGCAAGCTAGAAATTACCAGACTTAAAGAAGACCTCAAAATCGCCGAAG ACAGTATGCAGCAGGACATATTTCCGCAAGGTGCATTGTGCAAATGCTACTTCTTTGATAATTTGGGCCAGTTCCGTCCTATATCTGGAGATGATTGTGATCAGAGATTCAGTGATGTCCTATACCGTCGATTTCTCAGACAag TTCGAATAAATGATAGAAAAAGAAGAATACCTGATGCCTCAAAAGGAAGAGAATGCTTGTCAG AGtataataatgaaaatgaagTGGAGAAACTAAGGGCTTCAGTTGATTTTCTAGTGGAGATATGTGACTCTGTTTCTACAGCCAGA TTGGATGAGGCTAAATTTAAAAGCTGTTCTCACCAAGCTGTGGACTTTATTCTTG ATACACTAAAGACCACATCAGGAGTGGGCGATAATTACACAGTTGAAAGTGTTCTAAGCAGCTTAATTATGCGCCTATTGAGAAGGATGTGCAATGCAACACAAGGAGATGGTAAATATATG AGCGACACTGATGTAAGGTTCTACATTCAGCATTTAATGCGGAAACTTGGAAGCAACTCCTACACTGGGCAGCGTATAATCCTTTCTGTTTCTCAGAGAATTTCTTTAGTTGCAGAAGGTTTGCTCTTTATGGATCCATTTGATGGTGCCTTTCCAAATGCGAACCACTCTATCTACCTGAT GATCCAGCTTATTGAGTTTCTGGTGTCAGATTACCTACTAAGCTGGTCAATCAGTGAAGAGTTTGACACAA GGGTTTTGGAAGAATGGGTAGTGTCAGTTGTGCATGCACGGAAGGCATTAGAAGTGTTGGAATGCAGGAGTGGGCTTTATGTGGTGTACATGGATCGTGTGGTGGGGCTTGTGGCTAAACAGGTTGGTCAGTTTTCATTTCTTCAGAAGCTGAACCCACAAATTCTTGCAAATCTCTTTAGCTGA